One genomic segment of Marinitoga piezophila KA3 includes these proteins:
- a CDS encoding sugar transferase, which produces MKYLVIGKKEDFQKILDEITLKTNNKMQFGGYLNPNPTSFKENLKYFDRILIADPSLEHYIKKELEDAQKNGYIIEILPEIAEKYLQRIPLIVLKKFKYYYSEFFIEKSENRFLDIIITLLFLIIASPLLIVIYTINYFMLGKPVIFKQTRVGKNEKKFLMYKFRTIHNNHINKFCKFLRKTRLDELPQFFNVLKGNMNFIGPRPEMISFHDMCMENIEFYNYRLLVNPGITGWAQVKFKYTTNLEDYKIKTEYDLYYVKNKSLLLDIKILLLTFLAIFKDQGSL; this is translated from the coding sequence ATGAAATATCTTGTAATTGGTAAAAAGGAAGATTTTCAAAAAATATTAGATGAAATAACACTAAAAACAAATAATAAAATGCAATTTGGCGGATATTTAAATCCGAATCCGACCTCGTTTAAAGAAAACCTAAAGTATTTTGATAGGATTTTAATTGCCGATCCTTCACTGGAACATTATATAAAAAAAGAGTTAGAAGATGCACAAAAGAATGGTTATATTATAGAAATATTACCTGAAATTGCTGAAAAATATTTACAGAGAATTCCTTTAATTGTATTAAAAAAATTCAAATATTATTATTCTGAATTTTTTATTGAAAAAAGTGAAAATAGATTTCTTGATATAATTATAACTTTATTATTTTTAATTATTGCTTCACCATTATTAATAGTAATATATACCATAAACTATTTTATGTTAGGGAAACCTGTAATATTCAAACAAACTCGAGTTGGGAAAAATGAAAAAAAATTTTTGATGTATAAATTTAGAACAATACACAATAATCATATTAATAAATTCTGTAAGTTTTTAAGAAAAACAAGGCTTGACGAATTGCCGCAATTTTTTAATGTATTAAAAGGAAATATGAACTTTATAGGTCCAAGACCGGAAATGATTTCATTTCATGATATGTGCATGGAAAATATAGAATTTTATAATTATCGTCTTTTGGTAAATCCTGGTATTACAGGCTGGGCTCAGGTTAAATTTAAATATACAACAAACCTGGAGGATTATAAAATAAAAACAGAATATGATCTTTATTATGTAA
- a CDS encoding DUF402 domain-containing protein, translating to MKDYIFYLNEKKETLVSPTRKVEVNIDEIMEFDNYYGIERKWITLDNHNSIEKIKRLVIPEKLIMLTTFKTAFNSPLKDYLIYIDFGKYSSKNNSIEFIDLELDIIIKRDLKFVIDDMDELILEYRRKNIQQSDFFNVLEYSTFLINHFEQLGVLNTLKQNLSDESIEWLLNI from the coding sequence ATGAAAGATTATATTTTCTATTTAAATGAAAAAAAAGAAACTCTTGTTTCACCTACAAGAAAAGTAGAGGTTAATATTGATGAAATAATGGAATTTGATAATTATTATGGTATAGAAAGAAAGTGGATAACACTTGATAATCATAATTCCATAGAAAAAATTAAAAGATTAGTTATACCTGAAAAATTAATAATGCTTACCACATTTAAAACAGCTTTTAATTCACCTCTTAAAGATTATTTGATTTACATTGACTTCGGTAAATATTCATCAAAAAATAACAGTATTGAATTTATAGATTTAGAATTGGATATTATTATAAAAAGAGATTTGAAATTTGTAATTGATGATATGGATGAATTGATTTTGGAATATAGAAGAAAAAATATCCAGCAATCTGATTTCTTTAATGTATTGGAATATAGCACATTTTTAATAAATCATTTTGAACAACTTGGTGTTTTAAACACATTAAAACAAAATTTGTCTGATGAATCTATTGAATGGTTATTAAATATTTAG
- a CDS encoding DNA repair protein RecN, producing MIHSLSIKNFGLFKDISVDFSEGLNVITGESGAGKSMFIKALISLLSGNIPKNLRGENGSISAFITVSDEIKKEIEDFLNLENDEIILNVNFTEKRAVFRANGTIIPKSFLEKIGSYVMEVHTQDSQVLLRTPSYHNLLAYNILKKELNSLIEKYNLKFKEYTTLKNKMSKIPDDPSEIYRKIDILKYQIDEIKSISPEEDEDEKLREEYKKLSNIEEIKNKLSKTLALLKDEEENIDVLIGEVVDDLSDISEYGYSSELDIAVSIQDLINELYSEVENKLYEIESDPEKFEEISNRLSEINNLKRKYGPTLEDVFEHYNSFKKELDDLLSLEKLINELKPTMDKIKKELFKIGEEIKIQGEKVLKKIEKSIKTELKNLNMEHTEIKFEFSKLEEPSRYGTYSIRLKAKTTKQSPLLPIEKIASGGELSRIVLAIEKALGDMHIVETMLFDEIDSGVGQRMADIIGKKLKDFSKNKQLIVITHMPQVANYADKHFKIYKYEEDGITFSNLKELNKDERIEEIKEMYGEIVFEKEVE from the coding sequence ATGATTCATTCATTATCAATAAAAAATTTTGGATTATTTAAAGATATTTCTGTTGATTTCTCCGAAGGGTTAAATGTTATAACCGGAGAATCTGGTGCTGGAAAATCCATGTTTATTAAAGCCCTAATATCATTATTAAGTGGTAATATACCAAAAAACTTGAGAGGAGAAAATGGATCTATTTCAGCTTTTATTACTGTTTCTGATGAAATAAAAAAAGAAATTGAAGATTTTTTAAATTTAGAAAATGACGAGATTATTTTAAATGTAAATTTCACCGAAAAAAGAGCTGTCTTTAGAGCTAATGGAACTATTATCCCAAAAAGTTTTTTAGAAAAAATTGGTTCATATGTTATGGAAGTTCATACTCAAGATTCCCAAGTATTATTAAGGACACCTTCATATCACAATTTATTGGCATATAATATACTAAAAAAGGAATTGAATTCTCTTATTGAAAAATATAATTTAAAATTTAAAGAATATACTACTTTAAAAAACAAAATGAGTAAAATTCCTGATGATCCTTCTGAAATTTATAGAAAAATTGATATATTAAAATACCAAATTGACGAAATAAAAAGCATTTCCCCAGAAGAAGATGAAGATGAAAAATTACGTGAAGAATATAAGAAATTAAGCAATATAGAAGAAATCAAGAATAAACTTTCGAAAACATTAGCTTTATTAAAAGATGAAGAAGAAAACATAGATGTTTTAATTGGAGAAGTTGTTGATGATTTATCTGATATTTCTGAATATGGATATTCTTCAGAACTCGATATTGCCGTTTCAATTCAGGATTTAATAAACGAATTATACAGTGAAGTTGAAAATAAATTATACGAAATTGAAAGTGACCCGGAAAAATTTGAAGAAATATCAAATAGATTAAGCGAAATCAATAATTTAAAAAGAAAATATGGGCCTACTCTTGAGGATGTCTTTGAACATTATAATTCATTTAAAAAAGAATTAGATGATCTTCTTTCATTGGAAAAGCTTATAAATGAATTAAAACCAACTATGGACAAAATAAAAAAAGAGTTATTCAAAATTGGTGAAGAAATAAAGATTCAGGGGGAAAAGGTTCTTAAAAAAATCGAAAAATCCATTAAAACAGAACTCAAAAATTTAAATATGGAACATACAGAAATTAAGTTTGAATTTTCAAAATTAGAAGAACCTTCAAGATATGGAACATATAGTATAAGATTAAAAGCTAAAACTACTAAACAATCGCCATTATTACCCATTGAAAAAATTGCTTCAGGCGGTGAACTCTCAAGGATTGTTTTAGCTATAGAAAAGGCGCTTGGAGATATGCATATTGTCGAAACAATGCTTTTTGATGAAATTGATTCTGGTGTTGGTCAGAGAATGGCTGATATTATAGGTAAAAAATTGAAGGATTTTTCTAAAAACAAACAATTAATTGTAATAACACATATGCCTCAGGTTGCCAATTATGCGGATAAACATTTTAAGATTTACAAATACGAAGAGGATGGAATAACCTTCTCAAACTTAAAGGAATTAAACAAAGATGAAAGAATAGAAGAGATAAAAGAAATGTATGGTGAAATAGTATTTGAAAAAGAGGTGGAATAA
- the murB gene encoding UDP-N-acetylmuramate dehydrogenase, translating to MNNLETIAKDLYLMGCNVLINEPMSKHTTFRIGGKVALYVTPKTKNIFIEVLNYLDKNNIEYKIIGGGANLIVSDKFHDFVVISTEYISGYEIENEKIIAESGIPLSRLSFIALENSLSGMEFACGIPGSLGGAIFMNAGAYGGEMKNIIETVEVYDLKSKKILFLGNSNCKFGYRTSIFQKNNLIILGATIALKKGIHEKIKQEIFNLLEKRWSKQPLEYPSAGSIFKRPEPTFYVGTTIEKLNLKGFSIGGAQISEKHGGFIINKENATFEDVQQLINHVKKIVKEKYNKDLKVEPEIWD from the coding sequence ATGAACAACCTTGAAACAATAGCAAAAGATTTATATCTTATGGGTTGTAATGTTTTAATAAACGAACCCATGTCTAAACACACAACATTTAGAATTGGGGGAAAAGTAGCATTATATGTTACTCCAAAAACAAAAAATATTTTTATTGAGGTTTTGAATTATCTTGATAAAAATAATATAGAGTATAAAATAATAGGTGGTGGTGCTAATTTAATTGTTAGCGATAAATTTCATGATTTTGTTGTTATAAGTACTGAATATATTTCTGGATATGAAATTGAAAATGAAAAAATTATTGCTGAAAGTGGAATTCCGCTTTCAAGATTGTCTTTTATAGCATTGGAAAATAGTTTAAGCGGAATGGAATTTGCATGTGGAATTCCCGGAAGTTTAGGCGGTGCAATATTTATGAACGCCGGTGCTTATGGTGGAGAAATGAAAAACATAATCGAAACTGTTGAAGTTTATGATCTAAAATCAAAAAAAATACTTTTTTTAGGTAATTCAAACTGTAAGTTTGGTTATAGAACAAGTATTTTTCAGAAAAATAATCTGATTATTTTAGGGGCAACAATTGCATTAAAAAAGGGAATTCATGAAAAAATAAAACAAGAGATTTTTAATTTGTTGGAAAAGCGCTGGAGTAAACAACCTTTAGAATATCCAAGTGCAGGAAGCATATTCAAGCGACCAGAACCAACTTTTTATGTAGGCACCACAATTGAAAAACTCAATTTAAAAGGATTTTCAATTGGAGGAGCTCAAATTTCCGAAAAACACGGAGGTTTTATTATAAATAAAGAAAATGCTACTTTTGAAGATGTTCAGCAACTTATTAATCATGTAAAAAAAATTGTTAAAGAAAAATATAATAAAGACTTAAAAGTTGAACCGGAAATCTGGGATTAA
- a CDS encoding YdcF family protein, producing the protein MVIILRKIIQSFIELPGLFVALVILLLLKSKEQKNFKKYVIIVAAIIYLLSIPYSARYITRPLEDLYPPINYEKIDKNIPSIIVILGGGSIQNIPGEEIGELSDQAFKRVFKGYELYKNTKFPIVISGGSLPETDYIPEALVMREYLVRFGVSPSDIFMEPDSMTTKENAIFVKNLIDNMKLEKVYLVTSAIHLPRSYKIFKTYIKDVEIIPVPSNYLVTRGKVTWIDFKPDISALYANALAFHEYLGLIFFSITK; encoded by the coding sequence ATGGTAATAATACTAAGAAAAATTATACAATCTTTTATTGAATTACCGGGTTTATTTGTTGCCCTTGTAATTCTCCTTTTATTAAAATCAAAGGAACAGAAAAATTTCAAAAAGTATGTTATAATTGTCGCGGCTATAATTTACCTATTATCAATTCCATATAGTGCAAGATATATTACTCGCCCTTTGGAAGATTTATATCCACCAATTAACTATGAAAAAATAGATAAAAATATTCCTTCTATAATAGTGATTCTCGGTGGAGGTTCTATTCAAAACATTCCTGGTGAAGAAATAGGAGAATTATCTGATCAGGCTTTCAAAAGGGTTTTTAAGGGATATGAATTATATAAAAATACAAAATTTCCTATAGTCATTAGCGGTGGAAGTTTACCAGAAACTGATTATATACCAGAAGCATTAGTAATGAGGGAATATCTTGTAAGATTTGGGGTTTCACCATCAGACATATTTATGGAACCTGATTCGATGACAACAAAAGAAAATGCTATTTTTGTAAAAAACTTAATTGATAATATGAAATTAGAAAAGGTATATCTTGTTACATCGGCTATTCATTTACCACGTTCATATAAAATTTTTAAAACATATATAAAAGATGTTGAAATTATTCCTGTTCCTTCAAACTATTTAGTTACCAGAGGAAAAGTTACATGGATAGATTTTAAACCTGATATATCTGCATTATATGCTAATGCGCTCGCATTTCATGAATATCTTGGTTTAATTTTCTTTTCAATAACAAAATAA
- the yqeH gene encoding ribosome biogenesis GTPase YqeH: MKCHGCGVEIQTVDPQKPGFLPEHVFEKFLSNEEEALCQRCFKLKHYGELMPMKIDINFLSELKKIIKNFDTVLWVIDIIDFEGTYDKQILELVKDKNVFLIINKVDLLPKSVAFAELKDWVLERVKNDLNIKKDNIRLISAKKNFGINRLMKILKGQNINKAIVVGTTNVGKSSLLNTITNVKITTSSFPGTTLGVVRRKIPDYGIELYDTPGIETNNRFTDFFDIYTQVEMIPKRTISRKTFKPDVGKVIFISSLFRFKILSPAHDDLKPIFLIFAPENISFHQTKEERVEDLLQNRIGEVLYPPYEKNYPLDIEYEKEIVMIEENEELALPGLGWISVRRGPLNIEVVKPKNIEMVIRKPLISPKKGNII, translated from the coding sequence ATGAAATGTCACGGTTGCGGAGTTGAAATACAAACTGTTGACCCTCAAAAGCCTGGTTTTTTACCTGAACATGTTTTTGAGAAATTCCTTTCAAATGAAGAAGAAGCATTATGCCAGAGATGTTTTAAATTAAAACATTATGGCGAATTAATGCCTATGAAAATCGATATTAATTTCCTTTCTGAATTAAAAAAGATTATCAAGAATTTCGATACCGTTCTATGGGTTATTGATATAATTGATTTTGAAGGTACCTATGACAAGCAAATACTTGAATTAGTAAAAGATAAAAATGTATTCTTAATCATCAACAAAGTTGATCTACTTCCCAAAAGCGTTGCTTTTGCTGAATTAAAGGATTGGGTATTAGAAAGAGTAAAAAATGACTTAAATATTAAAAAAGATAATATTCGTTTAATAAGTGCGAAAAAGAATTTTGGTATAAATAGATTGATGAAGATTTTAAAAGGGCAAAATATTAATAAGGCTATTGTTGTTGGCACAACAAATGTTGGGAAATCATCTTTACTTAATACAATAACAAATGTAAAAATAACAACAAGTTCATTTCCAGGAACAACTTTAGGAGTTGTAAGGAGAAAAATTCCTGATTATGGTATTGAATTATATGATACACCTGGAATTGAAACAAATAATAGATTTACAGATTTTTTTGACATATACACTCAGGTTGAAATGATTCCTAAAAGAACTATTAGCAGAAAAACATTTAAACCCGACGTTGGAAAAGTTATATTTATCAGTTCACTATTTAGATTTAAGATATTATCACCTGCTCATGATGATTTAAAACCAATATTCTTAATATTTGCACCTGAAAATATTTCTTTCCATCAAACCAAAGAAGAACGCGTGGAAGATTTATTGCAAAATAGAATAGGCGAAGTTTTATATCCGCCATATGAGAAAAATTATCCTTTAGATATTGAATATGAAAAGGAAATAGTGATGATTGAAGAAAACGAAGAGTTGGCATTGCCGGGCCTTGGGTGGATATCTGTAAGAAGAGGTCCTTTGAATATTGAAGTAGTAAAACCTAAAAATATAGAAATGGTAATAAGAAAACCTTTAATTTCTCCTAAAAAAGGAAATATTATTTAA
- the pduL gene encoding phosphate propanoyltransferase: MKVKEPGIVVGVSNRHVHLSKEDLEILFGEGYELHPIKDLKQPGQYAAEEVVTLEGPKGKIERVRVLGPVRKETQVEISQTDAFKLGVTAPVRDSGDLDGTPGIKLIGPKGSVEIKKGLILAKRHIHMLPEDAEKYGVKDKDLVYVIVDKGDRKLIFGDVLVRVSPKYALEFHVDTDEANAALLKTGDEVKIVEL, from the coding sequence ATGAAAGTAAAGGAACCAGGTATTGTTGTTGGCGTTTCAAACAGACATGTTCATCTTTCAAAAGAAGATTTAGAAATTTTATTCGGTGAAGGATATGAATTACATCCAATTAAAGATTTAAAACAGCCAGGTCAGTATGCAGCTGAAGAAGTTGTTACTCTTGAAGGCCCTAAAGGAAAAATAGAAAGAGTAAGAGTTTTAGGTCCTGTTAGAAAAGAAACACAGGTTGAAATTTCACAAACAGATGCTTTCAAATTAGGAGTAACAGCACCTGTTAGAGATTCAGGAGACTTAGATGGAACACCTGGAATTAAATTAATAGGACCAAAAGGTTCAGTTGAAATTAAAAAAGGTTTAATTCTTGCAAAAAGACATATTCACATGTTACCAGAAGATGCAGAAAAATATGGCGTTAAAGATAAAGACCTTGTATATGTAATTGTTGATAAAGGTGATAGAAAACTTATTTTTGGTGACGTTTTAGTAAGGGTAAGTCCAAAATATGCTTTAGAATTTCATGTTGATACAGATGAAGCAAATGCTGCTTTATTAAAAACAGGAGATGAAGTTAAAATAGTTGAATTATAA
- a CDS encoding class I SAM-dependent methyltransferase, with product MKSWEYYNKIAKEYDEMYEDSYWQMHNAVSEKIIFNNIDISNGKLLDIGAGTGFWSKIFLDNGFDVYALEPAENMVNMLKERFKKTNLKVFKGIGENLPFENSSFDIIIAMGDVLSYSEDINLFISEVYRVLKKDGIFIGTVDNLNKFILDAFFSKEFGIIKSMEKFKTAKVGVSNIMSFKSNLFTYDSLYNLLHKKFKKVDIFSIMPFTWEFNEDFSKYWADVLELELHFSKSFYDTAEHLLYMVVK from the coding sequence ATGAAATCATGGGAATATTACAACAAAATAGCAAAAGAATATGATGAAATGTATGAGGATTCATACTGGCAAATGCATAATGCTGTTTCTGAAAAAATTATTTTTAATAATATAGATATTTCTAATGGAAAATTGCTCGACATTGGAGCAGGAACTGGTTTTTGGAGTAAAATTTTCCTTGATAACGGTTTCGATGTTTATGCCTTAGAACCTGCTGAAAATATGGTTAATATGCTTAAAGAAAGATTTAAAAAAACAAATTTAAAAGTTTTTAAAGGAATTGGAGAAAATTTACCTTTTGAAAATTCCTCATTTGATATTATAATTGCTATGGGAGATGTATTAAGCTATTCTGAAGATATAAACTTATTTATCTCAGAAGTATACCGTGTTTTAAAAAAAGACGGTATCTTTATTGGAACTGTCGATAATTTAAATAAATTTATCCTCGATGCTTTTTTTTCAAAAGAATTTGGTATAATAAAATCAATGGAGAAATTCAAAACTGCGAAGGTGGGGGTTTCAAATATAATGTCATTTAAATCTAACCTTTTTACTTATGATTCCTTATATAATCTTTTACACAAAAAATTTAAAAAAGTTGATATTTTCTCAATAATGCCATTTACCTGGGAATTTAATGAAGATTTCTCAAAATATTGGGCTGACGTATTAGAATTAGAATTGCATTTTTCAAAAAGTTTTTATGATACTGCTGAACACCTTTTATATATGGTTGTGAAATAA
- a CDS encoding sigma-70 family RNA polymerase sigma factor → MSKYKLRTLREKALVKLAQAGDNEALNMIIAKFEPMIISIASKYFGAWAEFQDLMQIGYVGLIQAVYSYNEEKTTKFSTFAYLNISSEIKSFITYLNREKNKVLSDAVSIESMFENYSEDSDYYFEVPSEVDLHQSAIYNYIFERTIDQMKDLEKDIVKMWLENNSYDEISQNIGVPKKKVDNTIQKFKKIANRVMKYVNNTISNGGTL, encoded by the coding sequence ATGAGTAAATATAAATTACGTACCTTAAGAGAAAAAGCACTTGTTAAATTAGCACAAGCTGGAGATAATGAAGCATTAAATATGATCATTGCTAAATTCGAGCCAATGATCATATCTATTGCTTCTAAATATTTTGGTGCCTGGGCAGAATTTCAAGATTTAATGCAAATTGGTTATGTTGGATTAATTCAGGCTGTCTATTCATATAATGAAGAAAAAACCACCAAATTCTCTACATTTGCTTATCTTAATATTTCTTCTGAAATAAAATCTTTTATTACATATCTCAACAGAGAAAAAAATAAAGTTCTTTCTGATGCTGTAAGTATTGAATCAATGTTTGAAAACTATTCTGAAGATTCCGATTATTACTTTGAAGTACCTTCAGAAGTTGATCTTCATCAATCGGCTATATATAATTATATTTTTGAAAGAACTATAGATCAAATGAAAGACCTGGAAAAAGATATTGTAAAAATGTGGTTGGAAAATAATTCATACGATGAAATTTCACAAAATATTGGCGTTCCAAAGAAAAAGGTTGATAATACCATTCAAAAATTCAAAAAAATAGCAAATAGAGTAATGAAATATGTAAATAATACCATATCCAATGGAGGGACATTATGA
- the leuS gene encoding leucine--tRNA ligase has translation MMEFDHIQIEKKWQKKWSDKNVFKTEQRNEKEKYYVLTMFPYPSGTIHVGHVKNYVIGDVVARYKKMQGYNVLHPFGYDAFGLPAENAAIKRNVNPGEWTFKNIETIREQIKKIGISYDWDREIATCTEDYYKWTQWIFLKLYEKGLAYKKHAAVNWCPSCKTVLANEQVVNGKCERCGTDIEMKKLEQWYFKITDYSERLLNDLEKLEGWPENVKVMQKNWIGKSVGAEVNFKIDGTDKELKVFTTRPDTLWGVTFMALAPESPLVEELTTPEQKEEVESFLNRVNKEDKFKRIAQGAKKDGAFTGSYAVNPVNGEKIPIYVANYILFEYGTGAIMAVPAHDQRDFEFAKEFNLPIRVVITPKDKELKAEDLEEAFTEDGIMINSDKFNGMKNREALTKIVEWLEENGYGKKSIQYKLRDWLISRQRYWGAPIPVVYCEKCGTVPVPEKDLPVKLPTDVKFEPTGKSPLATNEDFINTTCPKCGGPARREVDTMDTFVDSSWYYLRYINPKMEDKPFDSDDVNYWLPVDQYIGGVEHAILHLLYSRFITKVLHDLGYVNFEEPFSNLFTQGMIYKDGAKMSKSKGNVVSPDEMIEKYGADTLRLYMLFMGPPEKDAEWNDAGLEGVARFMNKVWNSMTKIIEFSKDGNINNINLTTKEEKNLRRKLHQMIKKITNDIEKNFQFNTAISGMMELINELNAYLNSVPQEKWNKDLLKELSEDFVILISPFAPHLAEELWEMMGHEDFVLNAQWPTVDEEALKVDEIEIVIQINGKVRDKMIVDASASEDEIKEKAFELDKIKKYVENAEIKKVILVKGKLLNIVVKNK, from the coding sequence ATCATGGAATTCGATCATATTCAAATAGAGAAAAAATGGCAAAAAAAATGGTCCGATAAAAATGTTTTTAAAACGGAACAAAGGAATGAAAAAGAAAAATATTATGTACTCACAATGTTCCCTTATCCTTCAGGAACTATTCATGTTGGACACGTTAAAAATTATGTTATAGGTGATGTTGTTGCAAGATATAAAAAAATGCAGGGATACAATGTTTTGCATCCTTTTGGTTATGATGCATTTGGATTACCTGCAGAAAATGCAGCAATAAAACGTAACGTAAATCCTGGAGAATGGACATTTAAAAATATTGAAACGATTAGAGAACAGATTAAAAAAATCGGTATAAGTTATGATTGGGATAGAGAAATTGCTACATGTACAGAAGATTATTATAAATGGACACAATGGATATTCTTAAAATTATACGAAAAAGGACTTGCATACAAAAAACATGCAGCTGTAAACTGGTGTCCAAGCTGTAAAACTGTTCTTGCAAATGAACAGGTAGTTAATGGGAAATGTGAAAGATGTGGAACAGATATTGAAATGAAAAAACTTGAACAATGGTATTTCAAAATAACAGATTACTCTGAAAGATTGTTAAATGATCTTGAAAAACTTGAAGGATGGCCTGAAAATGTAAAAGTAATGCAGAAAAACTGGATAGGAAAAAGTGTTGGTGCTGAAGTTAACTTTAAAATCGACGGAACAGATAAAGAATTAAAAGTATTTACAACAAGACCTGATACATTATGGGGCGTTACATTTATGGCATTAGCTCCAGAATCACCACTCGTTGAAGAATTAACAACCCCTGAACAAAAAGAAGAAGTAGAATCATTCTTAAATAGAGTAAATAAAGAAGATAAATTTAAGAGAATTGCGCAGGGAGCTAAAAAAGATGGTGCATTTACTGGAAGTTATGCTGTTAATCCTGTAAATGGAGAAAAAATCCCTATATACGTTGCTAATTACATTTTATTTGAATATGGAACTGGTGCTATTATGGCTGTCCCAGCTCATGACCAGAGGGACTTTGAATTCGCTAAAGAATTCAATCTTCCAATTAGAGTTGTTATTACTCCAAAAGATAAAGAATTAAAAGCAGAAGATTTAGAAGAAGCTTTCACAGAAGATGGAATAATGATTAATTCCGACAAATTCAATGGAATGAAAAACAGAGAAGCTCTTACAAAAATTGTAGAGTGGCTTGAAGAAAATGGTTATGGTAAAAAAAGTATTCAATACAAATTAAGAGACTGGTTAATTTCAAGACAGAGATACTGGGGAGCACCTATACCTGTAGTGTATTGTGAAAAATGTGGAACAGTTCCTGTTCCTGAAAAGGATTTACCTGTAAAATTACCTACAGATGTAAAATTCGAACCTACTGGAAAAAGTCCATTGGCAACAAACGAAGATTTTATAAATACAACATGTCCAAAGTGTGGAGGTCCCGCACGAAGAGAAGTTGATACAATGGATACATTTGTTGACAGTAGCTGGTATTATTTGAGATATATTAATCCAAAAATGGAGGACAAACCATTCGATTCAGATGACGTAAATTACTGGCTTCCCGTAGATCAATATATTGGTGGTGTAGAACACGCTATATTGCATTTGCTTTACTCAAGATTTATAACAAAGGTTCTTCATGATCTTGGTTATGTTAATTTTGAAGAACCATTCTCAAATCTCTTTACTCAGGGTATGATTTACAAAGACGGAGCAAAAATGTCAAAATCTAAGGGAAATGTAGTTTCACCAGATGAAATGATAGAAAAATACGGTGCTGATACCTTGAGATTATACATGTTATTTATGGGTCCTCCTGAAAAAGATGCTGAATGGAATGATGCAGGATTAGAAGGTGTTGCAAGATTCATGAATAAAGTGTGGAATTCAATGACAAAGATCATTGAATTCTCAAAAGATGGCAATATTAATAATATCAACTTAACAACAAAAGAAGAGAAGAATTTAAGAAGAAAATTACATCAAATGATTAAAAAGATAACAAATGATATTGAAAAGAACTTCCAATTCAACACAGCAATTAGTGGTATGATGGAGCTTATTAACGAATTAAATGCCTATCTAAATTCTGTTCCACAAGAAAAATGGAATAAAGATTTACTTAAAGAATTATCTGAAGATTTTGTTATACTTATTTCACCATTTGCGCCACATCTTGCTGAAGAATTGTGGGAAATGATGGGACATGAAGATTTCGTGCTAAATGCACAGTGGCCTACAGTTGATGAAGAAGCTCTAAAAGTTGATGAAATTGAAATTGTTATCCAGATTAATGGAAAAGTTAGAGATAAAATGATTGTTGATGCATCTGCAAGCGAAGATGAAATAAAAGAAAAAGCATTTGAATTAGATAAAATTAAAAAATATGTAGAAAATGCAGAAATTAAAAAGGTTATCCTTGTAAAAGGAAAATTATTAAATATCGTTGTGAAAAATAAATAA